The Cryptococcus deuterogattii R265 chromosome 6, complete sequence genomic sequence CTAGTGATTATAATTGTGtccctcccttccatccacAAGACATCCCATATTCGGAGTTGCTGTGAAAAGGGAACAGTGTTAACGAAGAGGGTGATGTACCATTTGGTACCCCATGCCGTGGTAGAAATCATATTTCGTTGCTATTAAAagacgaaaagaaaagattcAGTTAATGAATGGGCAGAGGGAGGTGCAAGGGGGGAAGATAAAAGTGATACGTACGAAAGATTGATAGACGTCAGGTATAAGCCAGTTCATCAATCGTTCTTGGACGTAGAACGCCTCCAGCAAGCCCGGAAACCCCGGCTCGAAAATCTCGTGCATTCCGTAAACGTCATGTAGACGAACCATCAAACGGTACGCTCTCTTTTGCATGCGCGTTAGCGTCAAGTATCAACGTCGTCTACACACTgcggaaagaaggggacCAGCAAACTTACTTCTGGATCATAATAACATAGCAAAGTAGCTGCTATCGGCCCCATCCCTTGTACGTATCCACATGTGGGACATAGTTGGCTAAAGGCATGAAGCACATGCCACAAGTTTCTTTGACCAGTACCGTAGCGGGTGATAAACAAGGTATGACCGCTTATAGTCCGGGGTACATCAAGGTCGATTTGGACGTCAAAAGTAGATGGTAGATTGACGGCTTCCTAAAAGCACCGCAGTCAGGCCCTTGGTCTTTTTCAGGGGgataggagaagaaaagggagtGTTACGACGCACGATATAGTCACCTGCCAGTTCTTGTCGAGTGGAtttgcctttgcccttgccgTTCCGTTTTTGAGCTTGTTCCTCTGCGAGTGTCCACCAAGCCGCCATACGCCACCTATCGGGTATGCCTTTATATACCCTATTCGGTAACTATACGCTTCATGAGATTCTACATGGTTTTGtcttggaaaagagggaaagtaAACTCACTTTGGCACCCTGGCCATCTCGGCTCCACTGCCATTCAATGATATTTCCTCCAGCATCTCTCCGCTTaaccttcatcatcttcccccacTTCATCACTCTctcgctttccttcctctttgctTTCACTTCAGCGTCTGAATCTGTCCTCGGACTCTTTGGAGGCTTGGGAGCTGGTCCAGGATCCGATGAGGGGGTGAAACTGTGATTCGGTTGAACAGGGGGGTTCCCTGATAGAGGTGAAGTGGTGGGCATTTTGGGAATCTTGATGAGGGATGCGGAAGGAATGGAGGCTACACGGGATTCGGAGCGGTTACGATGTGGGTCATTGACAAAGCCGTAGCTGATTTAGTCGGGTCAGTTATTTATTGTAAGGAGACGATGGTGTTTAGATGAACTGCTCTCACCGATCGAGGCTGGCAAGGAACtgtctctccttttctcctatATCGCCAGCTTTGGCTGCAGGGAATACAGTCACGCGTTTATCAGCCATTGTCGGCCCACCTCTCGTCCTCTCCACGCCTTGATCCCATCCGTCCCCATGGACACCTTCACCGCTTAGTCTTGCGTCTGTAGAAAGGAAACAAATCAATATCTTGACAAGTACAAGTGGAAACGCTCAACGTACAGGTAGATCGTACATGAAatgcatcttcttcctctcctggATACCTCGATGAAGCCGCAATGCTCGTTTGGCTCCTGGTCCCATCTGTCCCACTGAAAATCTCCGTGCTCATGGATCCTCGCTTGCTGCTTGTATTCGCGGGGCTCAGCCTTTGGATATCGTTATATGGTACAGGCGAGTTGGTAGTGGAGTCCGTCCGAGTGGATCTGATGCTTGGAAAACGATGTTTGATAGGGGTATGGGGTCGAGAATGAGTGGGAGATTGGGAGTGGGACGGGGATGGtggagcaggaggagaggtgatgatgttTATATTGGGTGTGGTTTCTGAGATTGGGCCTAGCTGTTCTTGCCCAGTCTCTATATCTTCGTGCAGCGCATCTATGGGACCTTTCCAGCTGTCTCTCACATTCTCCTCATTTGCTCCGTAGAGGTCGAAAATATCAGCTGCCTGCCCCGCGCTTTCTAATGTAGAATCGCGCGAAGGCGCCGCTGGTGGTAGtggggagatggatggacCAAGTTGCGCAGGGAGATTATGGACCATGATAAAAAGAGTCGAGTGCTGAGCAGTGTTGCTCAGCCATTCTTGTTGTGGTTGTCGCGTCGAGGCGATAAGAACAAACAATGTGATGTGCGCTGGCTAACTCCCGAATCGCTAATTACGTATACCGTAAAACTCATTACATCTTTCCTTATATACAACCCACACATGCATAAAATCGTCCATTGATTAAATCTAGAGCTACATATGATACCGAATCCAAAACACCTATCATTCGATATCACTCAATACCGTCGAACACCTCTCGCATCTTCTCCAGTAACTCTTTTTCTCGCTCCGCCCATTCTCCGGCAACTTCTCGCCTCAcgtccatcatcttcaacgaATCGATTGCTTTCAGGGTTACCGTATATCC encodes the following:
- a CDS encoding GTPase activating protein, producing the protein MVHNLPAQLGPSISPLPPAAPSRDSTLESAGQAADIFDLYGANEENVRDSWKGPIDALHEDIETGQEQLGPISETTPNINIITSPPAPPSPSHSQSPTHSRPHTPIKHRFPSIRSTRTDSTTNSPVPYNDIQRLSPANTSSKRGSMSTEIFSGTDGTRSQTSIAASSRYPGEEEDAFHVRSTYARLSGEGVHGDGWDQGVERTRGGPTMADKRVTVFPAAKAGDIGEKERQFLASLDRYGFVNDPHRNRSESRVASIPSASLIKIPKMPTTSPLSGNPPVQPNHSFTPSSDPGPAPKPPKSPRTDSDAEVKAKRKESERVMKWGKMMKVKRRDAGGNIIEWQWSRDGQGAKLPNRVYKGIPDRWRMAAWWTLAEEQAQKRNGKGKGKSTRQELAGDYIEAVNLPSTFDVQIDLDVPRTISGHTLFITRYGTGQRNLWHVLHAFSQLCPTCGYVQGMGPIAATLLCYYDPERAYRLMVRLHDVYGMHEIFEPGFPGLLEAFYVQERLMNWLIPDVYQSFQRNMISTTAWGTKWYITLFVNTVPFSQQLRIWDVLWMEGRDTIIITSLAILWSFRDLLAAPNASFESILSLLSSYFVPEDEDVFMQWIKKVLSQKKVREKMDGWRVEWKGLVEEGTSGSALL